A region from the Wolbachia endosymbiont of Folsomia candida genome encodes:
- the ccmE gene encoding cytochrome c maturation protein CcmE, with protein sequence MKKKHKRLLITSGVLCFLSCVVFFILTTLKENISFFYTVSEAVVLQNNQKPIRVGGMVVEDSVIRDESEVAFQITDFNKSIVVKYHGILPPMFSEKSGIVVQGKMISSDTFFADTVFAKHDENYMPKIMK encoded by the coding sequence ATGAAAAAAAAACATAAGCGATTACTTATAACTTCAGGGGTTCTCTGCTTTTTAAGTTGTGTAGTCTTTTTTATTTTAACAACACTCAAAGAGAATATTTCATTCTTCTATACAGTCAGTGAAGCTGTAGTTTTGCAAAATAATCAAAAGCCAATCCGTGTTGGTGGTATGGTCGTTGAAGATAGTGTGATACGGGACGAAAGCGAAGTAGCTTTTCAAATAACAGATTTTAACAAAAGTATTGTAGTGAAATATCATGGGATACTTCCACCGATGTTTTCAGAGAAAAGTGGTATTGTTGTGCAAGGTAAAATGATTAGTAGTGATACTTTTTTTGCAGACACAGTGTTTGCAAAACATGATGAAAACTATATGCCAAAAATTATGAAATAA